The genomic stretch GGGTTACGGAGACGATGGCAGGGTGAGATATAGTATTATTGTCCGAAGAGAACAGTATCTCAAAAGACATCATGTCATCAGAAGAAAAACCGGATACAGGGATAACTGCAATGATCTCCCCGCAACCAGTCAGATACTCCCTTAATCCTGACATCTCCCCGTCTACACAGTCAATCTGCATGTGTGCCATAAGACTGTATATCCTGCGACCCTGCTTATGAGACGCCATAACCCTGTATTGTTCGAAATCCGAGAGTTTGGCAGCTAACTCATGTGGCATCCTGCTGTTAATATTTGCACCTGTATCATCCTGAATCCTGACTTTAAGAAGCTTGCCAATCCTTTCGACTGCAGGAGCTATGTCGGAATACTCATTCCCCTGTTCATTTATATCATTCAGAAGTGCAGTAAATTTGTCCGCTACCTCGAACAAAGCATCTACAACATCATAATTTAACTTAATCCTGCCGAACCTCAGGGAATCCAGTAAATCTTCAAGTCTGTGACTTAAGGAACTGATTCTTGAAAAACCGGTTACATCAGATATGCCTTTTAAGGTATGGATCCCGCGAAACAATGCATTAACGACGTCAGGATCGTGCACCTTCGCTGAATTACAGGATGTCTTGAGGATACAGAGGTTTTTGTTGAGGTGTTGGATAATATCTTCTGCCTCTGTCAGAAACTCTTTATAGTCATTTCCCGGGTTACTCATTTTGAGGTTTTGAAGCTGTCAACGCTATACCTGCAATCCTGACAAAGGCCTCAAGGGCTGACGTGTCGTCTATCTTGCTCCTTCCAGGCAGGTTGTCACCGTATAATACGGCCGTTACCTCTTTACCTTCAATCAATGGCGCTATGAAAACCTCCTCAGGCACACCTTCACCCAGATGTTTTACGATATAGGAGTTCCAGTCTGTCTCAGGAAGCAGCCCCCTGTATGCCTGCAGGTTTTCCATCGCATTTTTAATTACCGAAGGTTTATCAACAGGAATACGTAAATCCTTTATCCTTTTTTCTGTTGCCCCCATTGATATACCAACCTGCCCAAACCCAATTGCGCTGCCTCCTTTGATTTTAAAGATGACAGCCCTGCCCAGCGATTCACCGGCAATCCTGAGGATCATAACCAGCATCTCTGTGCGAACACACGGGATCCTGAGCTCTTCAATCAGCGAAACAATGGTATCGGAACGAGATCCGGAATTGCCGGCCGGCGTTTCAGAAGTATTTTTCTCATCCACAGACGATATAACCTTCTTTCCTTCATCTCTCAGTCTCGTCCCTTCAAGAAGTATGTACTCAGTACTGACGCTTATGCCCTGGGACACATATGGCATTGGCTGTTCAGGCTCAAAACGAAAGACCCCTTCGTCCCATGAAAGCATCTCATAAATAACCTCTTTGACCAGCGACTGTATAAGGTTTTCAAGGACATCTTTGCCGATAAATTTATTCTCTGTCAGAATGGAACCTAACGGTTCATACACCTTCCTGTCCTTTTGGATCCTGAGTGCGATTTCAAGGTCGTCTTCCTTTAACTTACCTTCCCTGATCAGCCTCTCTCCCAGCATTTCTTTCCCCTGCATGGAGGCATAAAGTATCTGACCTTCATGAAAAACCACCCGCCCTTTACCGGCCTGGCTTTCCAAATTTAAAACACCGCTTTTTTTACTTATGTGGACTATCTGAAGTATGTCAGGAAGGCTGAGATCTGATAAATGTCCTTCAAGGCTCATAATTTAAGGATTCCGGGAATAAATCAAGACTTATTTTTTAATCTCATATCGGAAATCCTCTACGATAGTATTAGCAAGAAGATTATTGCACATCTCTTTAATCTGAGACTCAATATCTGCCCCTGTGGTATTGTCAAGGCTAAGCTCAATATACTTGCCTATCCTGACATCATTAACTGCAGAATATCCAAGGGTATGCAATGAATGCTTTACTGCCTTACCCTGAGGGTCCAGAATCCCCTCCTTGAGCGTAACATAGACGTTTACCTTCAAATCACCCTCCCTCCGGCAGCCGGATCATTCAGGCCGCCTATTTTCCGTATACCCTGTTGAAAATATAATCTACATTCTTTAAATGGTACCCGATATCAAAGCATGATCTGACCTCAGCCTCACTCAACAACTGCATTACATCAGCATCATCCAGAAGGAGCTTCTGAAAATCCGCACCAATGTTCCATGCATTCATGGCATTTTTCTGTACCAATCTGTATGCCTTATCTCTGTCCATCCCCTTTCTCACCAGTTCAAGAAGCACACGCTGTGAATTTATAAGTCCGTGGGTCAGATTAAGGTTCTTTATCATATTTTCAGGATACACAACCATGTCCCTTATAATATTTATCAATCTGTTAAGCATATAGTCAATAAGAATCGTGCTGTCAGGCATTATAACCCGCTCGACAGAAGAATGACTGATGTCACGCTCATGCCATAACGGTATATTTTCGAGAGCTGCAAGGCAATTTGAACGGACAATCCTTGCGAGTCCGCTTATATTTTCACAACCCACAGGATTTCTCTTGTGAGGCATCGCGGATGAACCTTTCTGCCCTTTGGTAAAAGGCTCCTCAACCTCCAGCACCTCTGTCCGCTGAAGGTGCCTTATCTCTGTTGCGAATTTATCAAGGCTGCCGGCTGTTATGGCAAGTGTACACATAAATTCAGCGTGTCTGTCCCTCTGCATTATCTGAGTTGATACCGGTGCAGGTTTCAATCCAAGTTTGTTGCAAACATACTCTTCCACATACGGAGGTATATTGGCAAAAGTGCCCACAGCACCTGAGATCTTGCCGTAAGAAATGCCGTCCCGGGCGTTTAACAGACGTACAATATTCCTTTTTGTCTCCTCGTACCATAATGCCATCTTGAGTCCAAACGTTACAGGCTCTGCATGTATGCCGTGAGACCGGCCCATCATCACAGTATCTTTGTACGCATATGCCTTCTCCTTCAGAACCTCCAAAAGCCTGTTAAGATCATCAAGTATGATGTCTGAAGCATCCCTCAGCTGAAGTGCAAGCCCCGTGTCAAGGACATCTGAAGAAGTTAATCCAAGATGTAGGTACTTGGCCTCATCACCGATGCACTCGGATACAGCAGTCAAAAAGGCTATAACATCATGTTTTACATCAAGCTCAATCTCGTTGATCCGCTCTGTATTTATAACGGCCTTCTCTTTTATCACACGGAGGGCAGATTCAGGTATCTCACCTTTTTGCGACAAAGCCTCACAGGCCAGGATTTCAATTGCAAGCCATTTTTTAAACTTGTTCTCAGGCTCCCATACCTGCTTCATCCCCGGAAGTGAATATCTTTCAATCATATGATCCTTTCCTGTAATTTATCTGAAAGTAAATCCTGGTGATCCTTCACTATCCTGTCAAGTATCCCGTTGACGAAGGAGCCCGACTCTTCTTCACCAAATCTCTTTGCAATTTCAATAGCCTCGTTTATAGTAACTTTTACAGGTATCTCCTTAATATAGAGCAGTTCAAACACGGACATCCTCAGTATATTACGATCAACAATAGCCATCCTTTCAATGCTCCAGTTGCTGGCTGACAGCCTGATCTTTTCATCTATCAAACCGAGATTCTTTATCACGCCCTCAACTATATTATTGGCAAATTCCACAATGTTTGCCGGCACATCTTTGTCTGCCCAAAAACCGGCCGTGAGGCCGGCAGACTGATGACTTACATCAAACTGATACAACATCTGTAATGCATATTCCCTTGATTTTCTCCGGTATCCCATCATACGGCCTGATTATTTGGAAAGCAGTTTATACAGGTTGGCCATCTCAATCGCCTGCAGTGCGGCATCCCATCCCCTGTTTCTGTTCTTTGTGCCTGCCCTCTCTATGGCCTGATCCACACTGTCAGTGGTCAGAACACCATAAATAACGGGAATCCCGCTGTCCAGGGCAATACCCGCTATGCCCTTCGTCACTTCTGCAGAGATATACTCGAAGTGAGGCGTTGCACCCCGTATAACTGCGCCAAGACAGACAATGGCATTGTACTTGTCAGACGCAGCCATTTTCTTTGCAACCATGGGGATCTCAAAAGACCCTGGCACCCTGACGACTGTGATGTTATTGTCCTCCACATTACACTGTTTGAAGGCATCCATGGCTCCTGTCAGCAGCCTGCTCGTTATAAAATCATTAAACCTGCTCACAACAACTCCAAACTTTAAACCCTTCCCGGCTATTGCACCCTCAATTGGTTCAGGCATAAACACCTCCTATAAATTTATATTTTACTTAGCATGTGTCCCAGTTTTCTCTTCTTAGCCGTCAGGTAATCAATGTTTTCTTTGTGTGGAACAACCTCTATTGGAACGCGCTCTGCCACATCCAGTCCGAACCCTTCCAGACCCACAATTTTTCTTGGGTTGTTTGTCATCAGCCTTAAGTGTCTTACATTCAGGTCAACCAGTATCTGAGCGCCTACGCCATATTCCCGCAGAACAGGCCTGTTCCCCCCGATAACGCACTCCTTTGCACCCTCCTCTTCATTATCCTGCATCTTATATAATGATATCTTGCCTATCAGTGTTTCCCTCAGGTCATGATTAATATACAGGAGTATGCCGGCCCCTTCCTTCTCAATTATCTCCATAGCCTTATGGAGCTGTTCACCGCAGTCACATCTCCGGGACATGAAGATATCCCCTGTAATGCAGGCAGAGTGGACACGAACAAGGACATTCTTAAGGCTGCTGACATCCCCTTTAATCAGGGCAAGGTGTACATTATGGTCAAGCTCATCTTCATACACTATAACCTTGAAATCGCCGAATTCCGTCGGCAGTCTCGAATCAGTCACTCTCCGTATGAATGACTCCTTCTGCAGCCTGTACTCTATCAGGTCCTTCACTGTTACAATCCTGAGATGGTATTCTCCTGCAAACCTGATCAGGTCCGGAAGCCTCGACATAGTCCCATCTTCATTCATAATCTCGCAAATAACACCGGATGGGTTCAGCCCTGCAAGCGACGAAAGGTCAACTGACCCTTCGGTCTGCCCTGCCCTTTTAAGGACGCCCCCCTTTTGAGCCCTGATGGGGAATATATGCCCGGGCCTGGCCAGATCAGCCGGCCTCGTCTCAGGGTCTATTGTCTTTAGTATTGTTAAAGCCCTGTCGTGCGCCGATATGCCGGTTGTAATCCCATGCCTCGCATCTATTGAAACTGTGAAGGCTGTGCCAAAAGGGGCTGTGTTGTCCGTTGTCATAGGCAGAAGTGAAAGTTCCTCGACACGTTCAGCTGTCAGTGTCAGGCATATCAGCCCCCTGCCGAATTTTGCCATGAAATTAATCGCCTCAGGTGTCACCTTTTCAGCTGCCATGACAAGGTCGCCTTCATTTTCACGGTCCTCATCATCCACCAGAATGACCATCCTGCCCTGCCTTATATCTTCGATAGCCTCTTCAATGGAATTAAGCCCCATTTTTCCTTCTCCTTACCTGCTCCTTAATATCCTCCAACTCCCTCTCGATCCTTTCAATCCTGTCCGCTATAGGATCAGGAAGGTGGACATGATCCATCATCGCTTCCGTCTTCCGTCTTCCACCCTGTTTCACAACACGGCCGGGAACTCCTACCACTGTGGAATCCGCTGGAACAGACTCAAGAACTACAGAATTGGCCCCCACCTTCACATTGTCACCAATTACTATATTTCCAAGCACCTTGGCGCCTACTCCCACTACGATGTTATTACCAAGCGTGGGATGTCTTTTTCCCTTCTCCTTGCCGGTTCCCCCTAATGTCACACCCTGAAAAAGGGTAACATGATTGCCGATTACCGTGGTCTCGCCTATTACAACACCCATTCCATGATCTATAAAAAAAGACGAACCAATCTTTGCCCCGGGATGTATTTCAATGCCTGTCAGAAATCTGCTCAGGTGTGATATTATCCTCGGCAGGAGCGGTATATCCCGTCTCCATAACCAGTGAGCCATCCTGTGAAACACGACTGCATGAAAACCGGGATATGTGAGTACAACCTCCATCTTCCCGGACGCAGCAGGATCTCTCTCGAAAACTGCATATAAATCCTTCCTTATATTGTCAAACATAGGATAGAAGACAAACTGCGTATGCAGATATCCCTTCACCCTTTCCTAATGCCCCAATACCTTCACTGGTCGTTGCCTTTACATTTACCTGCTTCACATCAATCTCCAGGGCAACTGCTATATTGCTTATCATTGAATCCCTGTACGGAAGGATCCTGGGGGCCTCAGCAATGACAACAGAGTCCAGATTCGAGATCCTGAAACCTTTTTGTTTAATTATGTCCCTCGTCCTCTTTAACAATTCAATACTTGAAATGCCTTTTAAGGACGCATCCGTATTGGGGAAATGCATGCCGATGTCTCCTTCGCCGGCTGCGCCAAGCATAGCGTCACAGATTGCGTGAAGCAATACATCTGCATCTGAATGCCCTGACAATTTTCTGTGAAAGGGGATGCAGACATTGCCCAGTATAACTGAATTGCCCTCTTCGAATCTGTGGATATCAAACCCAATGCCTGCCCTCATTTTATGCTCTTTTTCTTCTGAATCATCAATATAACTTCAGCAAACAGAAGGTCTTCCTTTGTAGTAATCTTTATATTTTCAGGGGTTCCTTCCATTATCTTAACCCTATAGCCAAGCCTTTCCACCAGTGATGACTCGTCCGTACCTGAGAATTTATCATTATATGCCCTTAAATATGCCTCTTCCAAAATCCGTCTCTTGAATACCTGCGGTGTCTGTGCATTCCAGAGTGTGGAGCGGTCTGGTGTTGATCTGATGATACCATCCTCTCCGACATCTTTAATCGTATCCCTGACCGGGACTGCTGTCACAACACCGTCAGCAAACATTGCAAGTTTTACAGCTTCACTTAAGGTCCCTGGAGAAACAAACGGCCTCACGCCGTCATGCACAACCACGATATCCGTGTCTTCATCAAGCTCCTTAATGCCGCTATAAACCGAGTCCTGCCGCCTGTCCCCGCCAATCACAATCTTTAAGACCTTCTTATAGCCATACTTCTCAACAACCTCTTTGAGGCAATAGTCTTCTTCCCCGGACCTCGAGATTACAAGAACCTGATGTACCTCGGGGCATTTTTCAAAGACATCCAGCGTATGTGCCAGTACCGGTTTGTTTTCGATACGGATAAAATGCTTGGGAACAGTATGGACCATCCGCTTACCTTTTCCCGCTGCTGGTATTATGGCCGTTACCTTCATCTGAAAATGCTCCTATTCACCTGTCATTCCCACGGAACCTGTCCCCGCAGGATTTAAGCGGGGAGTGGCAATCCAGAACCAGGCCCCGGTCTGGATTCCCGCTTACGCGGGAATGACGTTTTCATGAACCCTGGTGAGCCTGAGCTGTTAGCGTGCCGAACAGCCGACGGGCTCATGACGGTTCATCTGAAAATCCCTGTCATTTTTTGCTGTTAAGTCCCTCTGTTACTGTGACAGTGTAATATAAATCGTCATTCCGTCACGATATACAAGCATTAAGACGCTATCGCCTTTTTTTACTTCCTCTGCCGCTTTGCTAAAATCTTTCACCGTCCTTACATCCTTCCTGTTTATCTGCAGGATGACATCACCCGGCTTGAGTCCGTACCCCTGGGCAGGAGAATCCGCAGCAACACCTGAGACAACAACACCTTTAATCTTGTCAGGGATATCGAGCCTCTCCCTCAATTCAGTTGTAAGGCCCTGAACTGTTACCCCCTGGAAGATCCCTTCCGGACTGCCTTCCCCGCTCTCTCCTTTGGCCAGATCAGCAGGCAGTTCTCCGATAACAACTTTCAGCAATTCGGTACGTCCGTCGCGAATGACCCTGACATCAATCGTTTTTCCAACAGGTGTCTGTGCAACCATATTTCTAAGATGAGAATTATTTTCCACTTCCTTGCCATTATATTGCAATATTACATCCCCCCGCTGAAGCCCTGCCTTGTCAGCCGGACTTCCATCCATTACATCACTGATTAGGGCGCCTGTGTTGTTACTCAGTTTAAACTGTTTTGCAAGCTCCGGCGTAATGTCCTGTATATAGACACCAAGCCAGCCTCTTGTAACTTTCCCTTCTTTTACCAGACTATCCATAACAGATTTTGCCATATTGCTTGGCACAGCGAAGCCGATACCCATGTAACCACCGCTTCTTGTAAATATAGCTGTATTTATTCCTATCAGCTCACCCCTTATGTTTACGAGCGCCCCGCCCGAATTGCCCGGATTAATGGCAGCATCTGTCTGAATAAAATCCTCATAGTCAGCAATGCCTACATTAGCCCTCCCCTTGGCGCTTATGATGCCGCTTGTAACTGTCTGATTCAACCCAAACGGGCTGCCTATCGCAAGTACGAACTCCCCAACCTCTATCTGATCAGAATCCCCCCACACAATAGCCGGAAGTTCGCTGGCCTTTATCTTGATAATCGCCAGATCAGTCTTTGGATCAGCCCCGACAATCTTGCCTGCATACTCCTTCCTGTCTGACAACACCACCTTTATCTCATCAGCGCCTTCAACCACATGATTATTTGTTACTATATATCCGTCATCTGTAACAATAACGCCTGAACCAAGACTCTGCTCTTTGTATTTCCTGGGCGTATCATGTTCCCTTAAAAATTCGTCACCAAAGAAGCGTCTGAAAAAGGGGTCCTGGAAAAAGGGAGATACAGGCCCCCTTTCCATGCCTCTTAAAGACTTTGTTGTTGAAATGTTTACAACTGCAGGAGTTACCCGTTTAGAAATCTCGACAAAGGCCCTTTCAGTCTCAGCAAGCTGCTGAGTTATTTTAGGCGGAATTGGCTGAACTTTGGCCTGACCGATTGGAATCCATCCGAGATTTGAAGAAACAATGACTCCCGCAATTACGCCAATTGAAATAAGTATGGTAGCGATAACTACATTCTTCTTATCGAACTTTTTTATAAACCCATCCATAGACACCCTCCTCAGAATTTAATGACTTAGTTTACATTATATTATTATTCAGATTAAATTGTAAAGACGACTTCAGATATTGACATTGCAGTTGTTTTTAGGATAGTTTTCATTCATGGACAATAAAGTTTCATCACTGGAAGATAAGGACAAGAGATACATATGGCACCCCTTTACCCAGATGAAAGAATGGCTGGCCGATACCCCCCTGATTATAGAAAAGGGGAATGCATCATATATATACGATACTAAAGGCAGAAAATATATAGACGGTGTTTCTTCCATATGGGTTAATGTTCATGGTCACAGAAAGAAGGAAATTGACAGGGCTATTGAAGGACAACTAAAAAAAATCGCTCACACCACCCTGCTCGGCCTTTCAAACATACCATCCATTCAACTGGCTGAAAAACTGATCAACCTTGCGCACGATTCAGGACTGCATTGCATGTCAAAGGTGTTTTATTCAGATAACGGGTCAACAGCAGTTGAAGTGGGCCTGAAAATGGCATTCCACTACTGGCAGATCAGGGGGGGGAGACATAAGAAGAAGACAAAGTTTATTGCCCTGGAAAATGCATATCATGGAGATACTATAGGGTCAGTAAGCCTCGGGGGGATAGACCTTTTTCACAAGATATACAAACCCATCTTATTTGAAACCATCAGGATCCCGTCACCTGACTGCTACAGATGTCCCATGGGGAAGGTCTACCCTGATTGCAGTCTTGCCTGTGCCTCAGAGGCTGATAAGGTGTTAAGGAAACACCATAGTGAGACAGCCGCCATTATTGTTGAGCCGGTTGTCCAGGCTGCTGCAGGCCTGATCGTAGCGCCGCCAGGTTATCTGGGAAGGATATACTCAATTTGCAGAAAATACGATATCCTGTTTATTGCAGATGAGGTTGCTACAGGTTTTGGGCGGACCGGCCGGATGTTCGCATGCGAACATGACGGGATTGATCCTGATATAATGGCAGTAGCCAAGGGGATTACCGGCGGGTATCTGCCGCTTGCCGCCACACTTGTAACCGAAGACTTACACAGTGCATTCCTTGGAGAGTACAAAGAGTTCAAGTCTTTCTTTCATGGCCATAGTTACACCGGAAACCCTCTGGGATGCGCGGCAGCCATAGCCAATATTGATTTATTTGAAAGGGATAAAGTCCTTGAGCATGTCAGAGAAAAGGGCATCCTCCTTGAGAAACTGCTTTCCCCATTGAAGGACCACCCTCATGTCGGAGATATAAGACAAAAGGGGCTGATGGCGGGGATTGAGCTTGTACAGGATAAACGTGCAAAAACACCATTCCCGCTGGAGGATAAAATGGGGTTCCGTGTCTGTCTCAGGGCAAGGGAAATGGGACTGATGCTGAGACCGATCGGTAATGTAATTATATTAATGCCGCCCCTCAGCATATCGTCAAATACCATAAGAAAGATGACATCCATAATTTCTGCAGCAATTGAGTCCACCCTACCGGCATAAGGCCACATAATTTTTTTCTTGATATCATTATGGCTAATATGTTATCAATACTGATTGTTAATTTTAGAGGAGGGATTCATTGACAAGGACAATACAGTACTATATTGACAGGCATGCAAAAAAGACCTTAAAACAGATAAACAGCAAGCTCAGACGGTTTGTGTTATGCAACTTTAACCAGAAATACATAGAAGAAAAGCAGAAGGCGCGATATGGAGACTGCTTTCAGTGCGGCAAGTGCTGCAGTCTGATACTCAAGTGTCCATTCCTTGAAGGAACTGACGGAAATACGAGGTGTGCAATATATAATACAGGCAGGCCAAAGCAGTGTGAGGCCTTTCCTATTGATCACAAGGACTTGCATGACGTTGATTTCCTGTGCGGATATTTTTTCAGTGAGGAGTTGAAAAACAGGTCCGAATCCAAAATTCATATGGAACTAAATTACTGATTATAACCGGAACCGGTCATTTTGAATCTGTTTCAGGACATAATCCCTTATCTCACCTGCCGAAGGTCTTTCTCCTATAATCTTTCCCCCCTCCACATGAGAAAGCAGTATGTCCCTTAACAGTCCGCCACAGGAACAATCATGGCCTTGTGAATCTTCTCCCGGGATTGCAGTCAATGGTATCATTATCGAATTATAACAAAGGTCACATCTGAGAACCCTCTTTGAGCCAGACATCTTACCCCTTTTTGCAACGGGTTTCCGGTCTACCTCAACGATATCCATTGCAAAATCCACGACATCTGCATCGCTTATGGCAGTCCCTACCCCATATGCATCAACAACGGGATTGAGCTCTGCTATCGTATCTTCATCGAGGCCGCCGCTCGCGAACAACTTCACGTGTTTAAAGCCTCTCAGATCCAGCTCCCACCGGACTTCCTGGAGAATCCTGAAAAAGTTTCCCCTCCTGCTTCCAGGTGTATCGAGTCTCACCCCATACAGGTCCCTGCCCATGGCCTCTGCAACTGCAATCGTCTCAAACTTTTCATCTCCAAAGGTATCAACCAGTGCTACCCTGTTTACTGCAGGGTCAATAACTTCATGAAATGCCCTGGTAGCATCAACTGAATTCCCCATGAGTATAATAAGTGCATGCGGCATAGTGCCGACTGGATCTGCCCCTATCAATTCCCCGCTCACCAGGACCGACACGCCGTCACAGCCCCCTATATAAG from Nitrospirota bacterium encodes the following:
- a CDS encoding nicotinate phosphoribosyltransferase, whose protein sequence is MFTADFDDIKAGRVTDVYFDRTMKILKARGIDKWVKAEFIAKGLPSGSEWGVFAGLEECSRLFEGMKINVRAMPEGTVFHPYQPVLEIEGMYTDFGVYETAVLGFLCQASGIATKAARCRKAAGDRRIISFGARRMHPAIAPMIERNAYIGGCDGVSVLVSGELIGADPVGTMPHALIILMGNSVDATRAFHEVIDPAVNRVALVDTFGDEKFETIAVAEAMGRDLYGVRLDTPGSRRGNFFRILQEVRWELDLRGFKHVKLFASGGLDEDTIAELNPVVDAYGVGTAISDADVVDFAMDIVEVDRKPVAKRGKMSGSKRVLRCDLCYNSIMIPLTAIPGEDSQGHDCSCGGLLRDILLSHVEGGKIIGERPSAGEIRDYVLKQIQNDRFRL